The Candidatus Thiodiazotropha endoloripes genome has a window encoding:
- a CDS encoding ABC transporter ATP-binding protein — protein sequence MSDSGPSSIPEITLQGQGLTKVYHTGSVDVHALRGVDLELREGELVVLLGPSGSGKSTLLNILGGLDSPSSGEVTFRDMRISADDESTLTRYRRDHVGFVFQFYNLIPSLTARENVSLVTEIANRAMDPAEALALVGLAERLDHFPAQLSGGEQQRVAIARAIAKRPDILLCDEPTGALDSQTGILVLEAIERVNQEMGTTTAVITHNSVIGEMADRVLHFADGHVADYQENSLRKGAHELSW from the coding sequence GTGTCTGATTCAGGTCCCAGCTCAATCCCGGAAATCACCCTGCAAGGTCAGGGGCTGACCAAGGTCTATCACACAGGCAGTGTTGATGTACACGCCCTGCGTGGGGTCGACCTTGAGTTGAGAGAGGGGGAGCTTGTAGTACTGCTGGGCCCTTCCGGCAGCGGTAAATCCACCCTGCTCAACATCCTCGGTGGTCTGGACAGCCCCAGTAGCGGCGAAGTCACCTTTCGCGACATGCGGATCAGTGCCGATGACGAATCCACCCTGACCCGTTACCGTCGTGACCATGTGGGCTTTGTGTTTCAGTTCTATAACCTGATTCCGAGTCTCACCGCACGGGAAAACGTCTCCCTGGTTACCGAGATCGCCAACCGCGCCATGGATCCGGCCGAAGCCCTCGCTCTGGTTGGCCTGGCGGAACGGCTCGACCACTTTCCAGCCCAACTCTCCGGTGGTGAACAACAGCGGGTGGCGATCGCCCGGGCGATCGCCAAACGACCGGACATCCTGCTCTGCGACGAACCCACAGGCGCTCTCGACAGCCAGACCGGCATCCTGGTGTTGGAGGCGATTGAACGGGTCAACCAGGAGATGGGAACCACCACCGCAGTGATCACCCACAACAGTGTCATCGGCGAGATGGCGGACCGGGTGCTGCACTTTGCCGACGGACATGTTGCGGATTATCAGGAAAACAGCCTCCGTAAAGGGGCGCATGAATTGAGCTGGTGA
- a CDS encoding SIMPL domain-containing protein (The SIMPL domain is named for its presence in mouse protein SIMPL (signalling molecule that associates with mouse pelle-like kinase). Bacterial member BP26, from Brucella, was shown to assemble into a channel-like structure, while YggE from E. coli has been associated with resistance to oxidative stress.), whose amino-acid sequence MHHTDFRQNLYLALIVMLISISPLKAEESALHYDLVELNAYATMEVDNDTQTAVLYAQREGTDLKQLTDQINRLIAEAVKTAKQRNEIKVSTLGYRTSPRYQQQQLIGWRVRQSIRLESQNNHAMSNLLGSLQSKLALESLSYSISANQRQTAEETLTAQAISAFRKRAEQITEHMGRSRYRLVELTLQTIDHSPGPYPMRANMMAIEGRASSPTLEGGSQTLRVDANGKIELQLE is encoded by the coding sequence ATGCACCATACAGATTTTCGCCAAAATCTATACTTAGCCCTGATCGTCATGCTGATCTCGATCAGCCCACTTAAAGCGGAGGAATCAGCCCTTCACTACGACCTGGTAGAGTTGAATGCCTACGCTACCATGGAGGTGGATAACGACACCCAGACTGCCGTCCTCTACGCACAAAGGGAAGGTACCGACCTGAAGCAGCTTACTGACCAGATCAACCGTCTGATCGCGGAAGCTGTAAAAACAGCAAAACAGCGCAATGAAATCAAGGTCAGCACGCTGGGCTATCGAACCTCCCCCCGCTATCAACAGCAACAGCTTATCGGCTGGAGGGTTCGCCAATCGATTCGGCTGGAGAGCCAAAACAACCATGCGATGAGCAATCTGTTGGGCAGTCTGCAATCCAAATTGGCTCTGGAATCCCTCAGCTACTCCATCTCTGCAAATCAGCGTCAGACCGCTGAGGAGACCCTTACCGCACAGGCGATCAGCGCTTTTCGCAAACGAGCCGAACAGATCACTGAGCATATGGGGCGCAGCAGGTATCGCCTGGTTGAGTTGACGCTTCAAACCATTGATCACTCCCCTGGGCCCTACCCGATGCGCGCCAACATGATGGCCATCGAGGGACGGGCATCCTCCCCCACTCTCGAAGGAGGCAGCCAGACTCTGAGAGTGGATGCGAATGGAAAGATCGAACTACAACTGGAGTAA
- a CDS encoding GGDEF domain-containing protein, translated as MFTTKEHGLPISGHRAAIIQSRVFFFCVVFAVLVPAWSIIDLLFLPSALWGGLLTIRAVSGIVFAILAWLSRRQPTMKLARLLLAGMLAVTPIFYLASGYWIEGYPLTSQEQIIAGLYGLLPFVMVAGLTLFPLTLFEFLAYAVPLFLVTLVSAFPGSEAEIPQAVSTMWLLILILGVALFSSLTQLRYMLSQVSRASYDVLTGMLTRRAGIEVLDLQFRLASMGGGSMSILYFDLDNFKAVNDTYGHDTGDKVLKTASEQICNCVRKGDSVIRWGGEEFVVVLPTADPREANEVVSRIMTAGVGERPEGGPVTASIGVAEVQEDNVNDWKAQIELADHRMYSAKTSGRARSIGVDGNAILWAEGSQAQAVNK; from the coding sequence TTGTTCACGACCAAGGAACATGGTCTGCCAATCTCCGGACACCGGGCTGCGATTATCCAGAGCCGGGTATTCTTCTTTTGTGTTGTTTTTGCGGTACTGGTACCGGCCTGGTCGATCATCGATCTGCTCTTTCTGCCCAGCGCCCTGTGGGGCGGTCTGCTGACGATCAGAGCTGTATCCGGTATTGTTTTCGCCATCCTGGCCTGGTTGTCCCGTCGCCAACCGACCATGAAACTGGCGCGCCTGCTATTGGCCGGTATGCTCGCGGTAACCCCGATTTTCTATCTCGCTTCAGGCTATTGGATTGAGGGTTATCCGCTCACCAGTCAGGAGCAGATCATTGCCGGGCTTTACGGCTTGCTGCCGTTTGTAATGGTGGCTGGATTAACGCTCTTTCCATTAACATTGTTTGAATTCCTCGCCTATGCAGTGCCCCTGTTTCTGGTTACCTTGGTTTCAGCGTTTCCCGGTAGTGAAGCTGAAATACCTCAGGCGGTTTCCACCATGTGGCTGCTGATCCTGATCCTCGGAGTGGCGCTGTTCTCCTCCCTGACCCAGTTGCGCTACATGCTCTCACAGGTCAGTCGCGCCAGTTACGATGTGCTCACCGGTATGCTTACCCGACGTGCCGGCATAGAAGTTCTTGATCTGCAGTTTCGACTGGCTTCCATGGGGGGCGGGTCGATGTCGATTCTCTACTTCGATCTGGATAACTTCAAAGCGGTAAACGATACCTACGGGCACGATACCGGTGACAAAGTGCTTAAGACCGCATCTGAACAGATCTGTAACTGTGTGCGTAAAGGGGACAGTGTGATTCGCTGGGGTGGTGAGGAGTTTGTTGTGGTATTACCTACCGCTGATCCCAGGGAAGCGAATGAGGTTGTGAGTCGAATCATGACGGCAGGTGTTGGGGAGCGTCCTGAAGGAGGGCCGGTGACGGCCAGTATCGGTGTGGCTGAAGTTCAGGAAGACAACGTCAATGATTGGAAGGCGCAGATTGAGCTGGCCGATCATCGTATGTATTCCGCCAAGACCAGTGGCCGTGCCCGATCCATCGGTGTCGATGGCAATGCCATACTCTGGGCTGAGGGGAGTCAGGCCCAGGCAGTCAATAAGTGA
- a CDS encoding DUF6116 family protein, whose amino-acid sequence MHSVPIIAAILKFADRLRFRQLFLLTGTLFLLDLVIPDMIPFADELILGLLTLLFAAWRKPKQEQNAIEDKSGN is encoded by the coding sequence ATGCACTCGGTACCAATCATTGCTGCGATTCTCAAGTTTGCGGACCGGCTGCGCTTCCGCCAGCTGTTTCTGCTTACCGGGACGCTGTTTCTACTCGATCTTGTGATTCCCGACATGATCCCTTTTGCCGATGAACTGATACTTGGCCTGCTCACCCTGCTGTTTGCCGCCTGGCGTAAACCGAAGCAGGAGCAAAATGCCATTGAGGACAAAAGCGGTAACTGA
- a CDS encoding ABC transporter permease, whose amino-acid sequence MRALNLKLIRNLWKLKGQVLAIAVVIASGVAVLVMSLSALQALQQTATAYYERQRFADVFANVKRAPRRLVNQISTLPGVRSVEDRIKQMATLSIDGFEEPVIGQLVSIPEQGEPLLNNLVLRSGRLVSLDHPDEVVLNEPFAEAHDLQLGDQLKALMNGHQRSLTVVGIALSPEFIYTMGPGALMPDDKRFGVMWMGREALAAAYDLEGAFNEVSLGLLHDSSPEQIIVKLDRLLEAYGSHGAIARKNQISNWFLMNEIEQLKTMSTILPTIFLAVAAFLGNMVMSRLIATDRSEIGLMKAFGYSNWQVAWHYTKMVMAMCGVGIVLGWLLGAWLGRVNTEIYADLFRFPLLIFRPDPGVFAIGAAVSLIAALAGSLGAVRHAATLPPAEAMSPPAPPMYRSSRFSQSRFGLWLDQPTRIILRQIMRSPWRSLLTSIGIALSVSVMVMALQWIDAIEEIIEVQFHQTQRQDMTVGLVESQSDQTLREIRRLPGVLAAEPMRSKSADLKAGHLSHRGGIEGVTDNPRLQRIYDAQGAVVTIPPEGLILSTRLAEKLDVQIGDSVWVEVLEGKQPKALIPVISLFETYMGMPAYMHIRAFNRLMGESASLEAINLLVDKNQLSQLYRSLKSLPKVSAVTLKDAAVEEFNDTMAEMLMVYISFFAAFACALGFGVVYNSTRIALSERGRELATLRVLGFHSGEISYILLGEAALLILVGLPLGCLMGHGLGWLMTNAMNTELFRIPLVIKAATDATAVLVTLGATAFSAAVVRRRLDHLDLIAVLKTRE is encoded by the coding sequence ATGCGTGCCCTTAATCTAAAACTGATACGCAACCTGTGGAAGCTGAAGGGACAGGTATTGGCAATTGCGGTAGTAATCGCTTCCGGTGTGGCGGTTCTGGTAATGTCCCTGTCAGCATTGCAGGCACTCCAACAGACCGCTACAGCCTATTACGAGAGGCAGCGTTTTGCCGATGTCTTTGCCAACGTGAAGCGCGCCCCGCGCCGACTGGTGAATCAGATCAGCACACTCCCCGGGGTCCGCTCGGTGGAGGACAGAATCAAACAGATGGCCACCCTCTCCATCGATGGATTCGAAGAGCCGGTGATCGGTCAACTGGTCTCCATTCCCGAACAGGGGGAGCCGCTGCTCAACAACCTGGTACTGAGATCGGGCCGGCTGGTCAGCCTGGATCATCCGGATGAAGTGGTGCTGAACGAACCGTTTGCCGAGGCCCACGATCTGCAACTCGGCGATCAGCTCAAAGCCCTGATGAACGGCCACCAACGCAGCCTCACCGTGGTAGGCATCGCCCTCTCCCCTGAATTCATCTATACCATGGGGCCAGGCGCCTTGATGCCGGACGACAAACGTTTCGGGGTGATGTGGATGGGCCGGGAGGCCCTGGCTGCCGCTTATGATCTGGAGGGGGCCTTCAATGAAGTCAGTCTGGGGCTACTGCACGACAGCAGCCCCGAGCAGATCATCGTCAAACTTGACCGACTCCTCGAAGCCTATGGCAGCCATGGTGCGATCGCCCGCAAAAACCAGATTTCAAACTGGTTTCTGATGAATGAGATCGAGCAGCTGAAAACCATGTCGACCATTCTCCCCACCATCTTTCTTGCAGTTGCAGCGTTTCTCGGCAATATGGTCATGAGCCGCCTGATCGCCACCGACCGGAGCGAAATCGGTCTGATGAAGGCCTTCGGTTACAGCAACTGGCAGGTCGCCTGGCACTACACCAAGATGGTAATGGCGATGTGTGGTGTCGGCATTGTTCTGGGTTGGCTGCTGGGTGCCTGGCTGGGTCGGGTCAACACCGAAATCTATGCCGACCTGTTTCGCTTCCCATTACTGATTTTCCGTCCCGATCCAGGGGTCTTCGCGATCGGCGCGGCGGTCAGTCTGATTGCCGCCCTGGCAGGCTCACTTGGTGCCGTCAGACATGCGGCAACTCTGCCGCCGGCGGAAGCGATGAGCCCACCGGCACCCCCGATGTATCGCAGCAGCCGCTTCTCTCAAAGCCGTTTCGGTTTGTGGCTCGATCAACCGACCCGGATCATACTGCGACAGATCATGCGCTCCCCGTGGAGGTCACTGCTGACCAGCATCGGCATCGCCCTGTCGGTATCCGTGATGGTGATGGCACTGCAATGGATCGATGCCATCGAAGAGATCATCGAGGTTCAGTTCCACCAGACACAGCGACAGGACATGACTGTCGGTCTGGTCGAAAGCCAGTCGGATCAAACACTGCGTGAGATCCGCCGCCTGCCCGGGGTATTGGCGGCTGAACCGATGAGAAGCAAGAGCGCTGATCTGAAGGCGGGACACCTGAGCCATCGTGGCGGCATCGAGGGAGTCACCGACAATCCGCGACTGCAGCGAATCTATGATGCTCAGGGAGCCGTCGTCACCATACCTCCGGAAGGCTTGATTCTCTCGACCAGGCTGGCAGAGAAGCTGGATGTTCAGATTGGTGATTCCGTTTGGGTTGAAGTACTGGAAGGTAAACAGCCGAAGGCGTTGATACCGGTGATAAGTCTGTTCGAGACCTATATGGGGATGCCTGCCTACATGCATATCCGGGCCTTCAACAGATTGATGGGAGAGAGCGCCAGTCTCGAGGCGATCAACCTGTTGGTGGACAAGAACCAGCTGAGCCAGCTCTATCGCAGCTTGAAATCACTGCCCAAAGTCTCCGCAGTGACCCTCAAGGATGCAGCCGTCGAGGAGTTCAACGACACCATGGCTGAAATGCTGATGGTCTATATCTCCTTTTTTGCGGCCTTTGCCTGCGCACTGGGATTCGGCGTGGTTTACAACAGTACCCGGATCGCCCTTTCGGAACGGGGCCGGGAGCTGGCCACCCTGCGGGTGTTGGGCTTCCACTCTGGTGAAATCTCCTACATTCTGCTGGGTGAGGCAGCGCTGCTGATTCTGGTCGGACTGCCACTGGGCTGCCTGATGGGCCATGGTCTCGGATGGCTGATGACCAACGCGATGAATACCGAACTGTTTCGAATACCACTGGTGATCAAGGCCGCCACAGATGCCACCGCCGTACTGGTTACACTGGGCGCAACCGCTTTCTCCGCAGCTGTGGTCAGAAGGCGGCTTGACCATCTCGATCTGATTGCCGTATTAAAAACTCGTGAGTGA
- a CDS encoding ThiF family adenylyltransferase, giving the protein MKHFDYQLAFSRNIGWVTESEQQQLGKARVAIAGLGGVGGSHLLTLTRLGIGQFNLADFDHFAVENFNRQSGANLNTIGKPKLDTMIDAALAINPQLDIKPFPRGVKADQAEAFLQDCDIYLDGLDFFAMTARRAVFAACYEMGLPGVTAAPLGMGSALLCFLPGEMSFESYFQLQDVDEYQQYLRFLVGLAPARLHQAYLVEPQRIDLLAKRGPSTAMGCEICAGFAASQVLKLLLGRGAVTAAPWGLQFDAYQNRLAKTWRPGGNRHPLQRLAIWFGSRQLIAAAKQAETSTT; this is encoded by the coding sequence ATGAAACACTTTGATTATCAGCTGGCGTTTTCAAGGAATATCGGCTGGGTTACCGAATCGGAGCAGCAGCAACTCGGCAAAGCCCGTGTTGCCATAGCAGGCTTGGGGGGTGTGGGCGGCAGCCACCTACTTACCCTGACCCGACTTGGAATAGGTCAATTCAATCTGGCCGATTTCGATCATTTTGCAGTTGAAAACTTCAATCGCCAATCAGGAGCAAATCTCAACACAATTGGTAAACCTAAGCTCGACACCATGATTGATGCTGCCCTGGCAATCAATCCGCAGCTTGATATCAAGCCTTTTCCCCGAGGTGTGAAAGCGGATCAGGCAGAAGCGTTTTTACAGGATTGTGACATCTACCTGGATGGCCTCGATTTCTTTGCCATGACAGCAAGACGGGCTGTGTTTGCCGCCTGTTATGAGATGGGTCTGCCTGGGGTAACAGCAGCACCATTGGGAATGGGTTCGGCTCTGCTCTGCTTCTTGCCCGGCGAGATGAGTTTCGAATCCTACTTCCAGCTTCAGGATGTCGATGAGTATCAGCAATATCTGCGATTCCTGGTCGGCCTGGCCCCGGCGAGATTGCACCAGGCTTACCTGGTTGAACCACAGCGCATCGATCTGCTGGCAAAGCGTGGCCCCTCTACCGCCATGGGCTGCGAAATCTGCGCTGGATTCGCCGCCAGTCAGGTATTGAAACTGCTGCTCGGACGAGGAGCCGTTACGGCGGCCCCTTGGGGATTGCAGTTCGATGCCTACCAAAACCGGCTCGCCAAAACCTGGAGACCCGGCGGGAATCGTCATCCTCTGCAGCGTCTGGCAATCTGGTTCGGCAGCCGCCAATTAATCGCTGCCGCGAAACAGGCTGAAACCAGCACCACCTAA
- a CDS encoding PEP-CTERM/exosortase system-associated acyltransferase — protein sequence MERDMERLAQNFFQFFNPRYAASRHQKRFSYSIRYKVYAEELGWEPSSSSRLETDHCDDYSHHCLLEHIRSGDVAGCVRLVVPSADRSDSYLPYQLHQIPNIESDRLLQTHPEDIGEISRLAVPLHFRRRANEAGKPFILDSHNTNKIYTEEERRNFPNIAIGLYLSSIALVDLCRLKLVLVVMEPRLQRHLNRYGLQFHKISDDFELHGKRALFELPSSELTSNMPDDIRLLYDLIKQNLAQQPWQFPGNNLQLHSNETL from the coding sequence ATGGAGAGAGACATGGAGAGGCTGGCGCAAAATTTCTTTCAATTTTTCAATCCGCGCTACGCCGCTTCCCGACATCAAAAGCGTTTCAGTTACAGTATCCGCTACAAAGTCTATGCAGAAGAGCTAGGCTGGGAACCGTCCAGCAGCAGCCGACTTGAAACAGACCACTGTGATGACTATTCCCACCACTGTCTGCTTGAACATATCCGTAGTGGCGATGTTGCGGGTTGCGTCAGATTGGTGGTCCCGTCCGCGGACAGATCCGATAGCTACCTGCCCTATCAGTTGCACCAGATTCCCAACATAGAGAGCGATCGCCTGTTGCAAACCCACCCTGAGGATATCGGCGAAATATCCCGGCTGGCTGTACCACTCCATTTTCGGCGCAGGGCCAACGAAGCTGGCAAACCGTTTATCCTGGATAGTCACAACACAAACAAAATATATACTGAAGAGGAGCGACGAAATTTTCCCAATATTGCCATCGGTCTCTATTTGTCATCGATCGCCCTGGTCGATCTATGTCGACTCAAGTTGGTGCTGGTGGTCATGGAACCCAGACTGCAACGCCACCTGAATCGTTACGGACTTCAGTTCCACAAGATCAGTGACGATTTTGAACTGCATGGCAAACGGGCACTATTTGAGCTGCCGAGCAGTGAGCTGACCAGCAACATGCCTGACGACATCAGGCTACTCTACGATCTGATCAAACAGAATCTTGCGCAACAACCCTGGCAATTCCCTGGCAACAATTTGCAATTACACTCGAATGAAACACTTTGA
- a CDS encoding PhnD/SsuA/transferrin family substrate-binding protein: MLSVLLILVLSGQLTAGTAEEGSTYAIGVLAKRGESITLQRWSETADYLTQKITDARFRIVPLPFEEIEPAIQSKQIDFLLANSGIYIKAEHDFRAFRIATLINKVGGHAEERFGGVIFTRKDNQTIQALSDLNGITFGAVNPTSLGGFLMAKRELQRHNIDLDKQTTLHFFNTHDAVVDAVINGKVDAGTVRSDTLEKMSASGMVKLHEIKVLNLQTNQGFPYLLSSQLYPEWPIAALPHTPKTIGEKVSIALLNMPKDHPAAVSSGTFGWTVPANYESVHELYKSLNIPPHKRLPPTLIEWTDHHPIATIMTVASLLLIVISLVLLTENNRRLRSTQRRLSDTIGKLQSTEAKLKHNLSQLQESENKFTQLAESALDAIIMLDPQGKIEFWNPAASKIFGYTAEQAATLTIDQWLSTDQQSNPILEHIGRCDKPLSGTLLELDAIRQSAETFPIEAAISSVTLDKGCHVICLIRDITQRKVMETEREQLALQRTQHHKMSALAQLADGIAHEINTPIQTINNNLSFIEEAHQDTHDLISTYLALIAAIENKSDLSTKLEACNEKREEIDLEYLNEEVATTIRQCHQGTEQVSRIVRSMRIFTSDNAVHEPTDLNKLIKDIVGISRYQWEQIAELETDLDESLPLVTCSPSEMHQALINILMNAVQALEENAKQQTGKITISSRQQGRFAQLAISDNGDGIPESAQDQIFNPFFTTRDVGEGTGQGLTLSHDIVVRKHKGKLNFNTEAGVGTTFLLQLPLDQTDQPIDKPMKTLN; the protein is encoded by the coding sequence ATGCTATCAGTACTGCTGATCTTGGTCTTAAGCGGTCAATTGACTGCTGGCACTGCAGAAGAGGGGTCAACATACGCTATCGGTGTTCTGGCCAAACGGGGGGAGTCGATCACCCTGCAGCGCTGGTCAGAAACCGCAGACTACCTGACACAGAAGATAACCGATGCCCGGTTTCGAATCGTGCCTCTGCCGTTTGAAGAGATCGAACCGGCAATCCAATCCAAACAGATCGATTTTTTACTCGCCAACTCCGGAATCTACATCAAAGCCGAACATGATTTCCGAGCCTTCCGCATTGCCACCCTGATCAACAAAGTCGGCGGTCATGCCGAGGAGCGTTTTGGCGGTGTCATTTTCACCCGCAAGGACAACCAGACAATCCAGGCTTTATCTGATCTGAATGGCATAACATTCGGCGCAGTCAATCCGACCTCGCTTGGCGGTTTTTTAATGGCCAAACGAGAACTGCAACGCCATAATATCGACTTGGACAAGCAGACAACACTGCACTTCTTCAATACCCATGACGCCGTGGTCGATGCCGTGATAAACGGTAAGGTAGATGCTGGAACGGTACGCAGTGATACCCTGGAAAAGATGTCAGCCAGTGGAATGGTTAAATTACATGAGATCAAGGTACTCAACTTACAGACAAACCAGGGCTTCCCCTATCTGCTCAGTAGCCAGCTCTATCCGGAATGGCCGATAGCAGCCCTACCTCATACACCCAAAACGATTGGCGAGAAGGTCTCCATTGCCCTGCTGAATATGCCAAAGGATCATCCTGCAGCCGTGAGCAGCGGTACTTTTGGCTGGACGGTACCGGCAAACTATGAGTCTGTGCATGAACTCTACAAAAGTTTGAACATTCCACCGCACAAGCGTCTCCCTCCCACGTTGATTGAATGGACCGATCACCATCCAATTGCAACAATCATGACAGTGGCGTCTTTGCTGTTGATCGTAATCTCATTGGTGCTGCTCACTGAAAATAACCGTCGGCTGCGGAGTACCCAACGCCGGCTCTCCGACACGATCGGCAAGTTACAGTCAACCGAGGCGAAACTGAAACACAATCTTTCCCAGCTACAAGAGAGTGAAAACAAGTTCACCCAGTTGGCCGAATCCGCACTGGATGCAATCATCATGCTCGATCCTCAGGGAAAAATTGAGTTCTGGAATCCAGCGGCAAGTAAAATATTCGGCTATACAGCAGAACAGGCGGCAACCCTGACTATCGACCAATGGCTATCAACAGACCAGCAGTCAAATCCGATTCTTGAGCATATCGGCCGGTGTGACAAGCCTCTATCCGGCACCCTATTGGAACTCGATGCAATACGACAATCCGCCGAGACCTTTCCAATCGAAGCTGCCATATCTTCAGTCACCCTGGACAAGGGATGCCATGTCATCTGTTTGATACGGGACATTACCCAAAGAAAGGTCATGGAGACAGAGCGGGAGCAGCTTGCCCTGCAACGCACGCAGCACCACAAAATGTCGGCTTTGGCCCAACTGGCGGATGGCATCGCCCATGAGATCAATACCCCCATACAGACTATCAACAACAATCTGAGTTTCATTGAAGAGGCCCATCAGGATACCCATGACCTGATATCGACCTACCTGGCGCTGATTGCGGCTATCGAGAACAAATCCGATCTCTCGACGAAGCTGGAGGCCTGCAATGAGAAGCGGGAGGAGATCGACCTGGAGTATCTCAATGAAGAGGTCGCAACCACCATCCGCCAGTGCCACCAGGGCACTGAGCAGGTCTCCAGAATTGTTCGCTCAATGCGTATTTTTACCTCCGACAACGCCGTCCATGAGCCTACCGACCTGAATAAACTGATCAAGGATATCGTAGGGATCAGCCGCTATCAGTGGGAACAGATTGCTGAGCTGGAGACAGACCTGGATGAATCCCTGCCACTGGTGACCTGTTCACCCAGCGAGATGCATCAGGCCCTGATCAATATCCTGATGAATGCGGTCCAGGCATTGGAAGAGAATGCAAAACAGCAAACCGGGAAGATCACCATCTCCAGCCGCCAGCAGGGCCGGTTTGCCCAACTTGCCATCTCGGATAACGGTGACGGTATTCCCGAATCAGCGCAGGATCAGATCTTCAATCCATTCTTCACGACAAGGGATGTGGGTGAAGGAACCGGGCAGGGGCTCACACTAAGCCACGATATCGTGGTACGAAAACACAAAGGGAAGCTGAACTTCAACACAGAAGCCGGCGTCGGTACGACTTTCCTGCTTCAATTGCCATTGGATCAAACCGATCAACCCATTGACAAGCCTATGAAAACCTTGAATTAA
- a CDS encoding efflux RND transporter periplasmic adaptor subunit, translated as MSAHWKRILIWGVVSLVVLASLVWAFQPKPIAVDLMTLQPGELVVTIDEEGETRVRDVFTLSAPISGRAMRIEAEVGDKVIANETLLAEIEPIDPTLLDPRSEAQARADIRAAEANRILAEAAVKEARVELDFALSELNRSRRLHTEAVISARELESVQRTYQTRQAALETAVANRQARQAELDRANAQLISPTQPRSNAEACQCVPIRAPVNGRILKIQHKSEGVVSAGEPLLEIGDPDKLEIVADLLSSDAIKVEAGQQVYIENWGGDQTLNGVVRRVEPFGFTKVSALGIEEQRVNVIIDFTSPHAEWNRIAHGYQVDVRIVLWRGKQVLKLPLTALFRDGKHWSVFIEQQGMAEQRRITIGYRTGFEAEVTEGLSPGERIIVHPSDKIKQGILLEGRE; from the coding sequence ATGAGCGCACACTGGAAACGTATCTTGATTTGGGGCGTAGTGAGTCTGGTTGTCCTGGCGTCACTGGTCTGGGCCTTCCAACCGAAACCGATTGCGGTTGACCTGATGACCCTGCAACCGGGGGAGCTTGTTGTAACGATCGATGAAGAGGGAGAGACCCGGGTCAGGGATGTGTTTACCCTCTCTGCACCGATCAGTGGCCGGGCGATGCGCATCGAGGCCGAAGTCGGCGACAAAGTGATTGCCAATGAGACTTTGCTGGCGGAGATCGAACCCATCGATCCAACCCTGCTCGATCCGCGCAGTGAAGCCCAGGCCAGAGCCGACATCCGCGCAGCTGAAGCGAACCGCATTCTGGCGGAAGCTGCGGTGAAAGAGGCCCGGGTTGAGCTCGATTTCGCACTCAGTGAACTCAACCGATCCCGTCGACTGCATACCGAGGCGGTGATCTCAGCAAGAGAGCTGGAATCCGTGCAACGGACCTATCAAACCCGCCAGGCTGCGTTGGAGACCGCCGTCGCCAATCGTCAGGCGAGACAGGCGGAACTTGACCGCGCCAACGCCCAACTGATCTCTCCCACGCAACCTCGTAGCAATGCAGAGGCGTGCCAATGTGTACCGATTCGTGCACCCGTCAACGGCCGGATCCTGAAAATCCAACATAAGAGTGAAGGGGTGGTCAGTGCCGGCGAGCCCCTTTTGGAGATTGGTGACCCGGACAAACTTGAGATTGTGGCTGACCTGCTCTCCTCCGATGCAATCAAGGTGGAAGCGGGGCAGCAGGTCTATATCGAAAACTGGGGCGGTGACCAAACACTCAACGGTGTGGTAAGGCGGGTTGAACCTTTCGGCTTCACTAAGGTATCGGCCCTTGGCATTGAAGAGCAGCGGGTCAATGTGATCATCGATTTCACCTCACCGCATGCGGAATGGAATCGGATCGCTCATGGCTATCAGGTGGATGTAAGGATTGTGCTATGGCGTGGTAAACAGGTACTGAAATTACCGCTCACCGCGCTGTTTCGGGATGGCAAGCACTGGTCAGTCTTCATCGAACAACAGGGTATGGCAGAACAGCGTCGGATCACCATCGGCTATCGTACCGGATTTGAAGCGGAGGTGACTGAAGGGCTAAGCCCGGGTGAACGGATCATTGTCCACCCGAGCGACAAGATCAAACAAGGTATACTGCTTGAAGGCAGAGAGTAG